The following coding sequences lie in one Gemmatimonadaceae bacterium genomic window:
- a CDS encoding amidase: MSSRRDFIVQAPLGILGAAAACSGGGTSQTPSGSSAGGVPSTPGAPPTFGTAPAVGPAVAAGTFAEAEKLAQVTLTDAQREMAASSWRTSMAFLLERRAGPRKVPIDAGVAPGTKWNPALPNEKIGPSRDRFVRTSPHLDSAPLPSSDDDIAFAPVTKLSRWIETKKLTSTRLTNIYLDRIQRLDPKLRCIITLTRDNALAQAKQADAEIAAGKYRGPLHGIPWGGKDLLDTAGIATTYGAEFYRSRVPTADAAVVARLHDAGAVLIAKLSLGALALNDIWFGGQTMNPWLLEEGASGSSAGPGAATAAGLVGFSIGSETGGSIIAPSMRCGVTGLRPTFGRVPRSGAMTLCWSLDKLGPMARSVEDTMLVLHAISGPDAGDLESVPSRLDFDANESVKGLRVGYFPAWMKESPATDVDRAALDTIKSVGMVPVEVSLPDWPYDSLQLILFAEAAASFEDITLDGRADQLKAQVPDAWPNLFREARFLSAVDFVQADRFRRMVATEMAKLFSKVDLLLVPSLRDEMLTISNFTGQPSLTLRAGFVNVSEARSDWAPDPKNPLPKFNPPRRVPHGITLLAPLFEEGRLVQAGIALEKAFNVVGERPPGF; encoded by the coding sequence GTGAGCTCACGCCGTGATTTCATCGTTCAAGCGCCGCTCGGAATACTCGGCGCAGCCGCCGCATGCAGCGGCGGGGGAACGTCCCAGACGCCGTCGGGCTCATCGGCAGGCGGCGTCCCAAGCACGCCGGGTGCGCCGCCCACCTTTGGCACCGCGCCGGCCGTCGGACCCGCGGTGGCGGCAGGTACGTTCGCCGAAGCGGAAAAGCTCGCGCAGGTCACGCTGACCGACGCGCAGCGCGAAATGGCCGCGTCGAGCTGGCGGACGTCGATGGCCTTCCTGCTCGAGCGGCGCGCCGGCCCGCGCAAAGTGCCGATCGACGCCGGCGTCGCGCCGGGCACAAAATGGAATCCGGCACTCCCCAACGAGAAGATCGGCCCGTCGCGCGACCGTTTTGTGCGTACGTCTCCGCACCTCGATTCCGCGCCCCTTCCATCGTCGGACGACGACATCGCCTTCGCGCCGGTGACGAAGCTGTCGCGCTGGATCGAGACGAAGAAGCTGACGTCGACCCGCCTCACCAACATCTACCTCGATCGGATTCAGCGTCTCGATCCGAAGCTCCGCTGCATCATCACCCTCACGCGTGACAACGCGCTCGCCCAGGCGAAACAAGCCGACGCCGAAATCGCGGCGGGGAAGTATCGCGGCCCGCTGCACGGCATTCCGTGGGGCGGTAAGGACCTGCTCGACACGGCGGGGATCGCCACCACCTACGGCGCCGAGTTCTATCGCAGCCGTGTGCCGACCGCCGATGCGGCCGTCGTCGCGCGACTCCACGACGCCGGCGCCGTCCTCATCGCGAAGCTCAGCCTCGGCGCGCTCGCGCTCAACGACATCTGGTTCGGCGGCCAGACGATGAACCCATGGCTGCTCGAGGAGGGAGCGTCGGGTTCGAGCGCGGGCCCCGGCGCCGCGACGGCCGCGGGACTCGTCGGCTTCTCGATCGGCAGCGAGACTGGCGGCAGCATCATCGCGCCCTCGATGCGGTGCGGAGTCACGGGACTGCGTCCCACGTTCGGCCGAGTGCCGCGCAGCGGCGCGATGACGTTGTGCTGGTCGCTCGACAAACTCGGCCCGATGGCGCGGAGCGTCGAAGACACGATGCTCGTGCTGCACGCGATCTCGGGACCCGATGCGGGCGATCTCGAAAGCGTGCCGTCGCGTCTCGACTTCGACGCCAACGAGAGCGTGAAGGGGCTGCGCGTCGGCTACTTCCCGGCGTGGATGAAGGAGTCGCCGGCGACGGATGTCGACCGCGCCGCGCTCGACACGATCAAATCGGTGGGCATGGTGCCGGTGGAAGTCTCGCTCCCGGATTGGCCGTACGATTCGCTGCAGCTGATCCTATTCGCCGAGGCCGCGGCGTCGTTCGAGGACATCACGCTCGACGGGCGAGCGGATCAACTGAAGGCGCAGGTGCCAGACGCGTGGCCCAATCTGTTCCGCGAGGCGCGCTTTCTCTCGGCGGTGGATTTCGTGCAGGCGGATCGTTTTCGGCGCATGGTCGCGACCGAAATGGCGAAGCTCTTTTCCAAGGTCGATCTCCTGCTCGTGCCGTCGTTGCGTGACGAGATGCTCACGATATCGAACTTCACGGGCCAGCCTTCGCTCACGCTGAGAGCGGGTTTCGTGAACGTGTCGGAGGCGCGCAGCGATTGGGCGCCCGACCCGAAGAATCCGCTTCCCAAATTCAATCCGCCGCGCCGCGTGCCACACGGAATCACACTGCTCGCGCCGTTGTTCGAGGAAGGCCGGCTCGTTCAGGCGGGGATCGCGCTCGAAAAGGCGTTCAACGTCGTCGGGGAGCGGCCGCCGGGTTTCTAA
- a CDS encoding prolyl oligopeptidase family serine peptidase produces MIDVARTIPRTTYRTLTRTIPLVALIIVVAPQLAGAQTAAKKALSVDDYTKWKSVGNQSISGDGKWVAYVLSATNTAPADAKPVLHLVRLDNSQDLEIPNGTAPAFSPDSKWLAYTVDASGGGRGGRGGRGGGGGGAQPGGAGGGAQNARGGNGAPAAPPRHVELRNLATGTVQSWQDIQSFTFAATSSHIVLRRRVPGAPGGPAGGRGGAPAGGGAANAGAANAEASNGPRGADVILHDLATGRDQLLGSVGEILFNKKGDLLAYTVDGTVRDGNGLFILDLRNGRISTLDNDARVYSRLTWNDNGTGLAVLKGLDVDKMRERDNMLLAYPSVQSALDQIEYPPVKFDPSKADGFPKGWVLSDRAAIDWSDDNKRIFFGAKEQVPAPDTTRRRNADDVADVDVWNSKDDRIQSVQMTRADADRNFTYREAFNLADKKFVKLADTAMREVEVSADGRWAVGRDTREYTSDYKRPAADIYRIDPSTGERTLMLKDQLIGQFVFGISPDGNNFLYWKDNKFQSYNLDAATTKTLGGNTSVSFVDVDFDHPGPKPSFGLMGYTSDGKNVVAMHKFDLWVVPLDGSPARSLTNGSGDKGQIRFRYVATEPDSNGFGGAPGGGGGGGRGGRATRSTIDLSKPVLLSAYGEYTKKAGFYQLADGQLKELVYDDAAYSNPQKAAKADEYLFTRQTFTEFPDLRVSGLDFKGDKKISNANPQQSEYLWGHRVLFDFKDHDGHKLQGMLTIPDDYKPGEKRPMLVNFYEKNSQNLNRYSAPSYLTGMGSMPIEATSRGYITMIPDVYFHTGRSHSDMLDCVEAAVKKVIAMGYVDPKKIGINGHSYGGEGAAFIGTRSRLFAAVGVGAGVTDLYQDFSQNWGWAYAVPGGSGANGNDYYLYGQGRWGFSPWDKPDVYMFESALTHVPEVTAPFLIMHGTADPTVAFQNGLGLYNAMRYNGKNAVLLAYVGEGHGLRGLGNRKDLTIRYFQFFDHYLRGAPAPKWMTDGVPYLKKDDMRDPMGIAGSVTPQVP; encoded by the coding sequence GTGATCGACGTCGCCAGGACCATCCCCAGGACGACATATCGCACGCTGACGAGAACCATCCCACTCGTCGCTCTCATCATCGTCGTCGCGCCACAACTCGCGGGCGCGCAGACGGCCGCCAAGAAGGCGTTGTCCGTCGACGACTACACCAAGTGGAAGAGCGTCGGCAACCAGTCGATCTCGGGCGACGGGAAGTGGGTCGCGTACGTGCTGTCGGCGACCAACACCGCGCCGGCGGACGCGAAGCCCGTGCTGCACCTCGTGCGGCTCGACAATAGCCAGGATCTCGAGATCCCCAACGGCACCGCGCCGGCGTTTTCGCCCGACTCGAAATGGCTGGCGTACACGGTCGACGCCAGCGGCGGTGGACGCGGCGGTCGCGGTGGCCGTGGCGGCGGCGGCGGCGGCGCCCAACCCGGCGGCGCGGGGGGGGGCGCGCAAAACGCCCGGGGCGGCAATGGCGCGCCAGCGGCCCCGCCGCGGCACGTCGAATTGAGAAATCTGGCGACGGGCACGGTGCAGTCCTGGCAGGACATCCAGTCGTTCACCTTTGCCGCGACGTCGAGCCACATCGTGCTGCGCCGTCGAGTACCGGGCGCACCAGGCGGTCCGGCCGGCGGCCGTGGCGGAGCGCCGGCCGGCGGCGGTGCCGCAAATGCCGGTGCGGCGAACGCCGAGGCGTCCAATGGCCCGCGCGGCGCCGACGTGATCCTGCACGACCTCGCGACCGGACGCGACCAACTCCTCGGCAGCGTCGGCGAGATCCTGTTCAACAAGAAGGGCGATCTCCTCGCGTACACGGTGGACGGGACGGTGCGGGACGGAAACGGCCTATTCATTCTCGATCTCCGCAACGGACGCATCTCGACGCTCGACAACGACGCGCGTGTCTACAGCCGGCTCACGTGGAACGACAACGGCACGGGGCTCGCGGTTCTCAAGGGCCTCGACGTCGACAAGATGCGGGAGCGCGACAACATGCTGCTCGCGTATCCGAGCGTGCAGTCCGCGCTCGATCAAATCGAGTACCCGCCGGTGAAATTCGATCCGTCCAAGGCGGACGGATTCCCGAAGGGTTGGGTGCTGAGCGACCGCGCCGCGATCGATTGGAGCGACGACAACAAGCGGATCTTCTTCGGCGCCAAGGAGCAGGTGCCCGCGCCCGACACGACGCGCCGCCGCAACGCGGATGATGTGGCGGACGTGGACGTGTGGAATTCGAAGGACGACCGAATTCAGTCGGTGCAAATGACCCGCGCCGACGCGGATCGCAACTTCACGTATCGCGAGGCGTTCAATCTCGCGGACAAGAAGTTCGTGAAGCTGGCCGACACGGCGATGCGCGAAGTCGAAGTGAGCGCGGACGGTCGCTGGGCCGTCGGACGCGACACGCGCGAATACACGTCCGACTACAAGCGGCCCGCCGCCGACATCTATCGCATCGATCCGTCGACCGGCGAGCGGACGCTGATGCTCAAGGATCAGCTCATTGGTCAGTTCGTTTTCGGCATCTCGCCGGACGGGAACAACTTCTTGTATTGGAAGGACAACAAGTTCCAGTCGTACAATCTCGATGCGGCGACGACGAAAACGCTCGGCGGAAATACGAGCGTCAGCTTCGTGGACGTGGACTTCGATCATCCGGGCCCGAAGCCGTCGTTCGGCCTCATGGGGTACACGAGCGACGGCAAGAACGTCGTCGCGATGCACAAGTTCGATTTGTGGGTCGTGCCGCTCGACGGGTCACCGGCGCGCAGCCTCACGAACGGCTCGGGCGACAAGGGGCAGATTCGCTTCCGCTACGTCGCGACCGAGCCGGATTCGAACGGCTTCGGTGGCGCGCCGGGTGGCGGTGGCGGCGGTGGTCGCGGAGGACGAGCCACCCGAAGCACGATCGACTTGTCCAAGCCCGTTCTTCTCTCGGCGTACGGTGAATACACGAAGAAGGCAGGCTTCTATCAACTCGCCGACGGGCAGCTGAAAGAGCTGGTCTACGACGACGCCGCGTACTCGAATCCGCAGAAGGCCGCGAAGGCCGACGAGTATCTCTTCACGCGGCAAACGTTCACCGAGTTCCCTGATCTCCGCGTGTCGGGGCTCGACTTCAAGGGCGACAAGAAAATCTCGAACGCGAACCCGCAGCAGTCCGAGTATCTGTGGGGCCATCGCGTCCTGTTCGACTTCAAGGACCACGACGGCCACAAGCTGCAAGGCATGCTGACGATCCCCGACGACTACAAGCCGGGCGAGAAGCGGCCGATGCTGGTGAACTTCTACGAGAAGAACTCGCAGAATCTGAATCGCTATTCGGCGCCGTCATATCTGACCGGCATGGGCTCGATGCCGATCGAGGCGACGAGCCGCGGCTACATCACGATGATCCCCGACGTGTACTTCCACACCGGCCGCTCGCACAGCGACATGCTGGATTGCGTCGAAGCCGCGGTGAAGAAGGTGATCGCGATGGGCTACGTCGATCCGAAGAAGATCGGGATCAATGGCCATAGCTACGGCGGCGAGGGCGCCGCGTTCATCGGCACGCGGTCGCGATTGTTCGCGGCCGTCGGTGTCGGCGCCGGGGTGACGGACCTCTATCAGGACTTCAGTCAGAACTGGGGGTGGGCATACGCGGTGCCGGGCGGCAGCGGCGCGAACGGCAACGACTACTACCTGTACGGTCAAGGACGCTGGGGATTCTCGCCGTGGGACAAGCCCGACGTCTACATGTTCGAATCCGCGCTGACACACGTGCCGGAGGTGACGGCGCCTTTCCTCATCATGCACGGCACGGCGGATCCGACGGTCGCGTTCCAGAACGGACTCGGTCTGTACAACGCGATGCGTTATAACGGTAAAAACGCCGTGCTGCTCGCCTACGTCGGAGAAGGCCACGGATTACGCGGCCTCGGAAATCGCAAAGACCTCACGATTCGCTACTTCCAGTTCTTCGATCACTACCTCAGGGGTGCGCCGGCGCCGAAGTGGATGACCGACGGCGTGCCGTATCTCAAGAAGGACGACATGCGCGATCCGATGGGAATCGCTGGCTCCGTTACGCCGCAGGTTCCATGA
- a CDS encoding amidohydrolase family protein, producing the protein MTRVTGWTGGPVDRERRRGLFGGLVLASLLLVSTLGAQGGTPPAGGGRGGRGGGRGTAIPAGESCPPGTTEIRPRSCMAPEFAPPSILDYRPKSTLIVPAHLVPTAKYPAIDFHGHPGQLIASAEGLASLKASLDSLNVRMMISADNLSGDRLKSVLAAVAASPGMKDRVRILAGINFRNVGPEWAAGAIKQLDADIAAGAVGVGEISKSLGLSIRKPDGSRLRIDDPELDPIWDECARLGLPVFIHTADPQEFFKPIDYTNERWLELSLFSDRRYPQDKFPSFEELMTERDNLFRKHPKTTFVAAHMGWHANDLGALSKMLDEMPNVYTEVGAVLYDIGRQPRAAHDFFIKYQDRILFGKDSFQPEEYPYYWRVFETNDDYFDYYRPYHAFWKLYGIGLPDSVLKKVYFDNALKITKGIPQNGWPK; encoded by the coding sequence ATGACGCGGGTGACCGGGTGGACCGGTGGACCGGTGGACCGGGAACGACGGCGCGGCCTGTTCGGCGGTCTCGTTTTGGCGAGTCTGCTGCTCGTGTCGACGCTCGGGGCACAAGGAGGGACCCCTCCCGCCGGGGGCGGACGTGGAGGCCGGGGCGGCGGACGGGGCACCGCGATTCCGGCGGGCGAGTCGTGTCCGCCGGGCACGACGGAGATTCGTCCGCGCAGTTGCATGGCGCCCGAGTTCGCGCCGCCGAGCATTCTCGACTATCGGCCGAAGTCGACGCTGATCGTGCCGGCGCATCTCGTGCCGACCGCCAAATATCCCGCGATCGATTTTCACGGACATCCGGGCCAACTCATCGCTTCGGCCGAGGGTCTGGCGTCGCTCAAGGCGTCGCTCGACAGCTTGAACGTGCGGATGATGATCAGCGCGGACAATCTGTCAGGCGATCGGTTGAAGAGCGTTCTCGCCGCGGTCGCGGCGTCGCCGGGCATGAAAGACCGCGTGCGCATCCTGGCCGGCATCAACTTCAGAAACGTCGGACCCGAGTGGGCAGCCGGCGCGATCAAGCAGCTCGACGCCGACATCGCGGCGGGCGCGGTCGGTGTGGGCGAGATCTCGAAGAGCCTCGGCCTGTCCATTCGAAAGCCCGACGGGTCGCGTCTGCGCATCGACGACCCCGAGCTCGACCCGATCTGGGACGAGTGCGCGAGGCTGGGGCTTCCGGTGTTCATTCATACCGCGGACCCACAAGAATTCTTCAAGCCGATCGACTACACGAACGAGCGGTGGCTCGAGTTGTCGCTGTTTTCCGACCGGCGCTACCCGCAGGACAAATTTCCGAGCTTCGAGGAGCTGATGACGGAGCGGGACAACCTGTTCCGCAAACATCCGAAGACGACGTTCGTCGCCGCGCACATGGGATGGCACGCCAACGACCTCGGTGCGCTGTCGAAGATGCTGGACGAGATGCCGAACGTGTACACCGAAGTCGGCGCCGTGCTGTACGACATCGGGCGGCAGCCGCGCGCCGCGCACGACTTCTTCATCAAGTACCAGGACCGCATTCTCTTCGGCAAGGACTCGTTCCAGCCGGAAGAGTATCCATATTATTGGCGCGTCTTCGAGACGAACGACGACTACTTCGATTATTATCGTCCATATCATGCGTTCTGGAAGCTCTACGGGATCGGCTTGCCGGACAGTGTGCTGAAGAAGGTCTACTTCGACAACGCGCTCAAAATCACCAAGGGGATACCGCAGAATGGTTGGCCGAAATAG
- a CDS encoding peptidylprolyl isomerase, which translates to MDRWTGLTALGLLLVVAGCKEKAPATADTSKAAANAPAPNPAVATATAPDSFRVAFETTRGSIVVQVNRAWAPLGADHFYQLVGQQFFDGVKFFRVVPGFVAQFGMSGDPKRNAAEDSKHIPDDSVRHTNAKGTLTFAAMSLPNSRSHQLFFNLKDNPALDGMHFAPIGVVVQGQAVVDSLYSGYGEDPDQTSISNLGNSYLDRAFPKLDAIKTARIVK; encoded by the coding sequence GTGGACCGGTGGACCGGTTTAACGGCGCTGGGCCTGCTCCTGGTCGTTGCCGGATGCAAGGAGAAGGCGCCGGCGACGGCGGATACGAGCAAGGCGGCGGCAAACGCTCCGGCGCCAAACCCCGCGGTCGCCACCGCTACGGCACCCGATTCCTTCCGTGTCGCGTTCGAGACGACGCGCGGGAGCATTGTCGTGCAAGTGAACCGGGCGTGGGCGCCGCTCGGCGCGGATCACTTCTACCAGCTCGTCGGGCAGCAATTCTTCGACGGCGTGAAATTCTTTCGCGTCGTTCCGGGATTCGTGGCGCAGTTCGGAATGAGCGGCGACCCGAAGCGCAACGCGGCGGAGGACTCGAAGCACATCCCCGACGACTCGGTGCGGCACACGAATGCCAAGGGCACGCTGACCTTTGCCGCGATGAGTCTGCCCAATTCACGAAGCCACCAGCTGTTCTTCAACCTGAAGGACAACCCGGCGCTGGACGGCATGCACTTCGCGCCGATCGGCGTGGTCGTTCAGGGTCAGGCCGTGGTCGACTCGTTGTACAGCGGCTACGGCGAGGATCCCGATCAAACGTCCATCAGCAACCTCGGGAACTCGTATCTCGACCGGGCGTTTCCGAAGCTCGACGCGATCAAGACGGCGCGAATCGTGAAATGA
- a CDS encoding TM0106 family RecB-like putative nuclease yields MHVRDGEFALSATDLSSFLGCKHRTALDMAVALGKREPVYQSDPLLELLIQRGLEHERRFVDSLRTGNASVVDLAGIDHNAERLAKTEAAMREGADVIVQGAFADGIWNGRPDILRRVEQPSALGSWSYEVYDTKLARETKGGTILQLSLYSDLLAQEQGVMPDSFHVVTPTAGMNVESYRVNDYAAYFRMVRDKLVLAVAIGDEPLAAANYPEPVEQCDVCRWRKTCADKRRADDHLSLVAGISRGQRRELQEHGIEKLVQLANAASPLPFKPRRDSLRAYERVHDQARLQLASRGAAVPAHELLEIKETKGLCRLPEPSPGDLFLDLEGDPFVGEAGREYLFGVVAADGSCDSRWALTDAEEHRVFEGVIDRMIEAARAHPEMHVYHYAPYEPAAFTRLMGRYATREREFEAMLRAGRFIDLYAVVRQSMRIGVERYSIKSLETLYGFKRQIALEDANRRLRDVEYALESGAIHDLPAEARTTVEGYNRDDCASTLALRDWLEAVRERQIRSGAWIPRPPRDPSDGKAPPKVDERAQAVEALRARLLNGVAESPADRNASQQARWLLAYSLDYHRREDRVGWATHFRLCESPDEDLYDKPEAVAGLEFDGRVEIVRHKKSGKETGTVVDRYAFPPQETEIGPGDELWLSDKKGFGEVVSIDRLAHTIEIKKKKARAEIHPTAVCAFSHVNTDEMADSLSRIGESVASGREDYGAALALLRGEAPRLSATGGQFDVKVGESPPDRALRVAPALDRTVLPIQGPPGAGKTFLGARMICSLVREGKRIGVVANSHKVIRLLLDSVIEEATARGVSIAVAHRCDEGEPSRSVRCIDNNKDAHGAIVRGEVSVLGGTAWLWSREEFAGAVDLLFVDEAGQMSLANVLAVSQAAKSVVLLGDPQQLEQPRKGSHPHGVEVSALEHVLAGRQTIAEDRGIFLRETWRLAPSICRFTSEVFYDGLLKSHVGLENQRISGVDGLPEAGLAVVPVEHDGNRNYSPEEVEAVTALIQRLGAHGTTWTNADGDAERLLGSGIVVVAPYNAHVTRLAGRLSATGVRVGTVDRFQGQQAPVVIYSMATSSPDEAPRGMEFLLSLNRLNVATSRAKCLAILVASSRLLDVECRTPRQMQLANALCRFREMATPIVLH; encoded by the coding sequence GTGCATGTCCGCGACGGCGAGTTCGCGCTCTCCGCAACCGACCTCTCGAGCTTCCTCGGCTGCAAACATCGCACGGCGCTCGACATGGCCGTGGCGCTCGGCAAGCGCGAGCCGGTCTATCAGAGCGATCCGCTCCTCGAGCTTCTGATTCAACGAGGGCTCGAGCACGAGCGGCGATTCGTCGACAGTTTGCGGACTGGAAACGCGAGCGTCGTCGATCTCGCCGGGATCGATCACAACGCCGAGCGTCTCGCGAAGACGGAGGCCGCGATGCGCGAGGGCGCCGACGTCATCGTGCAAGGGGCGTTCGCCGACGGCATATGGAATGGCCGCCCCGACATTCTCCGGCGAGTCGAGCAGCCGAGCGCGCTCGGCTCGTGGTCCTATGAGGTCTACGACACGAAGCTCGCGCGAGAGACGAAGGGGGGGACGATCCTCCAACTGAGCCTCTACTCGGACCTGCTCGCTCAGGAGCAGGGGGTGATGCCCGACTCGTTTCACGTCGTCACGCCGACGGCCGGAATGAACGTCGAGAGTTACCGCGTGAACGACTACGCGGCGTACTTCCGTATGGTGCGCGACAAGCTGGTGCTCGCCGTGGCGATCGGCGATGAGCCGCTCGCCGCGGCGAACTATCCGGAGCCGGTGGAGCAGTGCGACGTTTGTCGTTGGCGAAAGACCTGCGCCGACAAACGCCGCGCCGACGACCATCTGTCTCTCGTCGCGGGGATCTCGCGAGGCCAGCGACGAGAGCTTCAGGAACATGGCATCGAGAAGCTCGTCCAGCTCGCGAACGCCGCTTCGCCGCTCCCCTTCAAGCCGCGGCGCGACTCGTTGCGCGCCTACGAACGCGTGCACGACCAGGCACGGCTTCAGCTGGCTTCGCGCGGCGCCGCGGTCCCGGCGCACGAGCTGCTGGAGATCAAAGAGACAAAGGGGCTTTGTCGCCTGCCAGAGCCATCGCCCGGAGATCTGTTCCTCGACCTCGAAGGCGACCCGTTCGTCGGCGAGGCCGGGCGCGAGTATCTGTTCGGGGTCGTCGCGGCAGACGGCTCCTGCGACTCGAGGTGGGCGCTGACCGACGCCGAGGAGCATCGCGTGTTCGAGGGCGTGATCGATCGGATGATCGAGGCCGCTCGTGCCCATCCGGAAATGCATGTGTACCACTACGCCCCGTACGAGCCGGCCGCGTTTACGAGGCTGATGGGCCGCTACGCCACGCGCGAACGTGAATTCGAAGCGATGCTTCGCGCCGGGCGATTCATCGATCTGTACGCTGTCGTCCGCCAATCGATGCGCATCGGTGTCGAGCGTTACTCGATCAAGAGCCTCGAAACGCTCTACGGTTTCAAGCGGCAGATCGCGCTCGAGGACGCGAACCGCCGCTTGCGTGACGTCGAGTACGCCCTCGAATCCGGCGCCATTCACGACCTGCCGGCGGAAGCGCGAACGACGGTCGAAGGCTACAATCGCGACGACTGCGCGTCGACGCTCGCGCTGCGCGATTGGCTCGAGGCTGTTCGCGAACGCCAGATCCGATCGGGCGCGTGGATCCCTCGTCCACCGCGCGATCCGTCCGACGGCAAAGCGCCGCCAAAAGTCGACGAACGGGCGCAGGCCGTCGAGGCGCTTCGCGCTCGTCTGCTGAACGGAGTCGCCGAGTCGCCGGCCGACCGGAACGCGTCGCAACAGGCGCGCTGGCTGCTTGCGTACAGCCTCGACTATCACCGCCGTGAAGATCGTGTTGGTTGGGCGACGCATTTTCGACTGTGCGAGTCGCCGGACGAAGACCTGTACGACAAGCCCGAAGCCGTCGCCGGCCTGGAGTTCGACGGCCGTGTCGAAATCGTGCGGCACAAGAAGAGCGGGAAGGAGACCGGCACGGTCGTTGATCGATACGCTTTCCCGCCACAAGAAACCGAGATCGGTCCCGGCGACGAGCTGTGGCTCTCCGACAAGAAGGGGTTCGGAGAGGTCGTTTCGATCGACCGCCTCGCACACACGATCGAGATCAAGAAGAAGAAGGCGCGCGCTGAGATCCATCCGACGGCGGTGTGTGCGTTCTCGCACGTGAACACCGACGAGATGGCGGACTCGCTGTCTCGCATCGGCGAGTCCGTCGCCTCGGGCCGAGAGGACTATGGCGCCGCGCTCGCACTACTTCGAGGCGAAGCGCCGCGCCTTTCGGCGACAGGAGGCCAATTCGACGTCAAGGTAGGCGAGTCTCCGCCCGACAGGGCGCTTCGCGTTGCCCCCGCTCTCGATCGCACGGTGCTGCCGATTCAGGGACCGCCTGGAGCGGGAAAGACGTTCCTTGGCGCGCGCATGATTTGCTCGCTGGTGCGAGAGGGAAAGCGAATCGGCGTGGTCGCGAACAGCCACAAGGTGATTCGCCTGCTTCTGGATTCAGTGATCGAGGAGGCGACGGCGAGGGGGGTGAGCATAGCCGTCGCGCATCGGTGCGACGAAGGCGAACCCTCGAGAAGCGTCCGTTGCATCGACAACAACAAGGACGCGCACGGTGCGATCGTCCGCGGCGAGGTAAGCGTCCTTGGCGGAACAGCGTGGCTGTGGTCGCGCGAGGAGTTCGCCGGCGCGGTCGATCTGCTCTTCGTGGACGAGGCGGGTCAGATGTCCCTCGCCAACGTTCTCGCCGTCTCACAGGCGGCGAAAAGCGTCGTCCTGCTCGGCGATCCGCAACAGCTCGAGCAGCCGCGGAAAGGATCTCATCCGCACGGCGTCGAGGTATCCGCGCTCGAGCACGTGTTGGCCGGACGACAGACCATCGCTGAAGACCGCGGAATCTTCTTGCGGGAGACGTGGCGGCTTGCGCCGAGCATCTGTCGCTTCACCTCGGAGGTCTTTTACGACGGGCTGTTGAAGTCGCACGTCGGGCTCGAGAACCAGCGAATTTCCGGCGTGGATGGACTTCCCGAGGCCGGGCTCGCCGTCGTGCCGGTGGAGCACGACGGAAATCGGAACTACTCGCCCGAAGAGGTCGAAGCCGTCACGGCGTTGATCCAACGCCTCGGAGCCCATGGCACGACGTGGACGAACGCCGATGGCGACGCCGAACGACTCCTCGGTTCGGGCATCGTCGTCGTGGCGCCGTACAATGCTCACGTGACTCGCTTGGCGGGTCGTCTCTCCGCGACCGGCGTGCGCGTCGGGACGGTCGACAGGTTTCAGGGACAGCAGGCACCTGTCGTCATCTACTCCATGGCTACGTCGAGCCCGGACGAAGCGCCGCGCGGAATGGAGTTCTTGCTCAGCCTGAACCGTCTGAACGTCGCGACGTCGCGCGCGAAATGCCTGGCGATCCTCGTCGCCTCATCGCGTCTGCTCGACGTCGAGTGCCGCACTCCGCGCCAAATGCAGCTCGCGAACGCGCTCTGCCGCTTCCGCGAGATGGCGACCCCGATCGTCCTGCACTGA
- a CDS encoding DUF72 domain-containing protein — translation MKLLAGTSGFAFKEWKGPFYPADLKDDAMLGFYAGRFPTVEINNTFYRLPREHVLLDWASQVPEPFTFAIKASQRITHFARLKPDAASATEFLLKNTSALGARLGPILFQLPPNLKIDVARLRAFVATLPTDRRYTVEFRHESWFDDEVYAVLRERDIPMCVTEQPDFASPFVTTAGWGYVRLHRLDYDAALLEEWSKRIAGQPWSDAFVYFKHDEGIGSGPPAVDAFVEAFDKAPTV, via the coding sequence ATGAAGCTGCTCGCTGGAACGAGCGGTTTTGCTTTCAAGGAATGGAAAGGGCCGTTCTACCCGGCTGATCTCAAGGACGACGCGATGCTCGGCTTCTACGCCGGGCGATTTCCGACCGTCGAGATCAACAACACGTTCTATCGGCTCCCCCGCGAGCACGTGCTGCTCGACTGGGCGTCGCAGGTGCCCGAACCGTTCACGTTCGCGATCAAGGCCAGCCAGCGGATCACGCATTTCGCGCGGCTCAAGCCCGACGCCGCGAGCGCCACCGAGTTTCTCCTCAAGAACACGTCGGCGCTCGGCGCGCGGCTCGGACCGATCTTGTTTCAGCTTCCCCCGAATCTGAAAATCGACGTGGCGCGTCTGCGCGCGTTCGTCGCGACGCTTCCGACGGACCGCCGCTACACGGTCGAATTTCGCCACGAGAGTTGGTTCGACGACGAGGTGTATGCCGTGCTGCGTGAACGCGACATTCCGATGTGCGTCACCGAGCAGCCGGATTTCGCGTCGCCGTTCGTGACGACGGCCGGCTGGGGCTACGTGCGGCTTCACCGGCTCGACTACGACGCCGCGCTGCTCGAGGAATGGAGCAAGCGCATCGCGGGGCAGCCGTGGAGCGACGCGTTCGTGTACTTCAAGCACGACGAAGGGATCGGGTCCGGCCCGCCCGCGGTCGACGCATTCGTCGAAGCGTTCGACAAGGCGCCGACCGTCTAA